The following coding sequences lie in one Arachis ipaensis cultivar K30076 chromosome B05, Araip1.1, whole genome shotgun sequence genomic window:
- the LOC107640172 gene encoding protein WUSCHEL — protein sequence MEQQQQHSSSANSNNNNNGTSSHMNSGSRQSSTRWTPTTDQIRILKDLYYNNGVRSPSAEQIQRISARLRQYGKIEGKNVFYWFQNHKARERQKKRFTSDSTTTINANNLPLPTMHRGSTINNNNNAPNCWNKPTEDITTTTTFRIASSSSSAGMVGVGQMGNYGCGSVPMEKSFRECTISAGGGSSVGGAINHNLGWVGVDPYSSTYTAFFDKIRPEIETLEQEQGDDNNDDEEIDDVTEIETLPLFPMHGEDIHDYCSLRSNNSSSSSFNYDHHHHGFNNGGSRASLELSLNSYGRKSPDYA from the exons atggaacaacaacaacaacattcatcatcagcaaacagcaacaacaacaacaatggtacTAGTAGTCACATGAACAGTGGTAGCAGGCAAAGCAGCACAAGGTGGACACCAACAACGGATCAGATAAGGATATTGAAGGATTTATACTACAACAATGGAGTAAGGTCTCCAAGTGCAGAACAGATTCAGAGGATCTCTGCTAGGCTTAGACAGTATGGTAAGATTGAAGGCAAGAATGTCTTCTACTGGTTCCAGAATCACAAGGCCCGTGAGAGGCAGAAGAAGAGGTTCACTTCTGATTCTACTACTACTATCAATGCCAATAATCTTCCACTTCCAACCATGCATAGAGGATCCAccattaacaacaacaacaatgctcCTAATTGTTGGAATAAACCTACTGAAGacattactactactactacctttc GGattgcatcttcttcttcttctgctggGATGGTTGGTGTGGGCCAGATGGGGAATTATGGCTGTGGATCTGTTCCCATGGAGAAGAGTTTTAGG gaGTGTACAATATCTGCAGGTGGAGGAAGCAGTGTTGGTGGTGCCATAAACCACAACCTGGGATGGGTTGGTGTGGATCCTTATTCATCAACTTACACTGCTTTCTTTGACAAAATAAGGCCTGAGATTGAAACCCTTGAACAAGAACAAGgtgatgataataatgatgatgaagaaattGATGATGTCACTGAGATTGAAACCCTGCCTTTGTTCCCTATGCATGGTGAAGACATCCATGACTATTGCAGCCTCAGATCcaataattcttcttcttcttcttttaactatgatcatcatcatcatggatTCAACAACGGTGGTTCTCGTGCTTCCTTGGAGCTTAGTCTCAATTCCTACGGTCGCAAGTCTCCAGATTATGCTTGA